One stretch of Gadus chalcogrammus isolate NIFS_2021 chromosome 14, NIFS_Gcha_1.0, whole genome shotgun sequence DNA includes these proteins:
- the LOC130403769 gene encoding membrane-spanning 4-domains subfamily A member 4D-like, with amino-acid sequence MSGSLDLRMESREREQLASPQNEPTASEGLGKFQRLKPTILGAIEVTIGIFMALTAITYLAVDVGPNLTAILFWGILIYIPAGGLTIAADRKPTRAKVCAALGMNVLVALSAVAGSPLHGFAIVIFGFEECVTLCHSEFVMLAASILLFIISIIVVASAVSALCSSRKPSKEHTVI; translated from the exons ATGTCTGGGAGCCTTGATTTGAGgatggagagcagagagagggaacaaTTGGCTTCTCCCCAGAATGAACCAACAGCCTCTGAGGGCCTCGGGAAGTTCCAGCGATTGAAGCCCACAATACTCGGA GCGATTGAAGTAACAATTGGGATCTTCATGGCACTGACCGCAATCACGTATCTGGCTGTCGATGTCGGGCCTAACCTAACAGCAATCCTCTTCTGGGGAATCCTCATC TACATCCCTGCTGGGGGTCTGACCATCGCTGCTGACAGGAAACCCACCAGGGCCAAG GTGTGCGCTGCGTTGGGGATGAATGTGCTGGTGGCTCTCTCGGCCGTCGCTGGAAGTCCTCTTCATGGCTTTGCTATTGTAATATTTGGGTTTGAAGAGTGCGTAACTCTG TGTCACAGTGAATTTGTCATGCTGGCAGCGTCCATCTTGCTGTTCATCATCTCTATAATCGTTGTTGCATCTGCAGTGTCTGCTCTGTGTTCCTCTAGAAAG CCATCAAAAGAACACACAGTCATCTAA
- the LOC130403766 gene encoding E3 ubiquitin-protein ligase TRIM35-like, protein MAEENPPLKHFLTCSVCTEIVKDPVSLGCHHSFCSSCLKDFWGQAENKNCPVCKRKSSKDLVVNFSIKELADSYAGRQRSGPSDEAQVVCTEHLKDIKWFCKDEQRAVCHVCEFPHHQGHTVVPLEEQVQELKQQLRPDLTALQARRRRHQELEETYEAMVPHLKEQRVKTERRIRAEFEQLHRFLREEEEARVKALGEEEEQKRKRILLERKTLQEQIRSLSESLSAVEADLQKDGLSFLSASTRSLTSTRALLSGSDPQLLPGALLDEAKHLGNLAHRVCEKMGQRTTFSPVILDPNTASGSLSLSDDLTRVRQSDVTQKVPNNPERFTMYSNVLGSEGFSSGEHCWEVKVGDLPTWRIGVAKESVDRKGECTASPAKGIWCLSNDSGKYNQGTGQTLTLKRTPERIRVQLDHDGGKVSFYDPEDMTLIYTHQDTFTEHMFPYFSVGSAGEARTKALRVCGVSSRTKPCKLM, encoded by the coding sequence ATGGCTGAAGAAAACCCTCCTCTCAAGCATTTCCTGACCTGCAGCGTGTGCACTGAGATCGTCAAGGACCCGGTGTCTCTGGGCTGTCACCACAGCTTCTGTTCCAGCTGTCTCAAGGACTTCTGGGGCCAAGCGGAGAACAAGAACTGTCCCGTCTGTAAGAGGAAATCCTCAAAGGATCTAGTCGTTAACTTTTCCATCAAGGAGCTCGCTGACTCCTACGCTGGAAGACAGAGGTCTGGCCCCTCTGATGAGGCCCAGGTGGTCTGCACTGAGCACTTAAAGGATATCAAGTGGTTCTGTAAGGACGAGCAGAgagctgtgtgtcatgtgtgtgagttCCCTCACCACCAGGGTCACACAGTGGTTCCTCTAGAAGAACAAGTCCAGGAGCTGAAGCAGCAGCTGAGACCTGACCTCACGGCTCTacaggccaggaggaggagacaccaggagctggaggagacgtaTGAGGCCATGGTTCCTCACCTCAAGGAACAGCGGGTGAAGACCGAGAGGCGGATCAGAGCAGAGTTTGAACAGCTTCACCGGTtcctgagagaggaagaggaggccagAGTGAAGGccctgggagaggaagaggagcagaagaggaagaggatcctCCTGGAGAGGAAGACCCTTCAGGAGCAGATCCGGTCTCTCTCAGAGAGTCTCTCGGCTGTAGAAGCAGACCTGCAGAAGGACGGCCTGTCGTTCCTCAGCGCTTCCACGCGCTCCCTGACCAGCACCAGAGCCCTGCTCTCCGGTTCTGATCCCCAGCTGCTTCCTGGAGCGCTGCTGGACGAGGCCAAACACCTGGGAAACCTGGCCCACAGAGTCTGTGAGAAGATGGGGCAGAGGACCACCTTCAGCCCCGTTATTCTGGACCCAAACACTGCATCaggctcactctctctgtctgatgaTCTGACcagagtgagacagagcgaTGTAACCCAGAAGGTTCCTAACAACCCAGAGAGGTTCACTATGTACAGTAATGTTCTGGGTTCTGAGGGCTTCAGCTCAGGGGAACACTGCTGGGAGGTGAAGGTGGGAGACCTTCCTACCTGGAGAATAGGTGTTGCTAAAGAGTCAGTGGACAGGAAAGGAGAGTGTACTGCTTCACCAGCTAAAGGAATCTGGTGTTTATCTAATGACAGTGGAAAGTACAATCAGGGTACTGGTCAAACCCTGACATTGAAGAGGACTCCAGAGAGGATCAGAGTCCAGCTGGACCATGATGGAGGGAAGGTGTCCTTCTACGACCCTGAAGACATGACTCTCATCTACACCCATCAAGACACTTTCACCGAACACATGTTCCCTTATTTTAGTGTTGGATCAGCAGGTGAAGCCCGGACCAAAGCTCTTAGAGTGTGTGGTGTCTCCTCACGCACTAAACCATGTAAATTAATGTAA
- the LOC130403767 gene encoding E3 ubiquitin-protein ligase TRIM35-like, whose product MAEENPPPLTHYLTCNVCTEIFTDPVSLGCHHSFCSSCLQDFWGQAENKNCPVCKRKSSKDIGVNFSIKELADSYAGRQRSGPSDEAQVVCTEHLKDIKWFCKDEQRAVCHVCEFPHHQGHTVVPLEEKVQELKQQLRPDLTALQARRRRYQELEETYEAMVPHLEVQRVKTEGRIRAEFEQLHRFLREEEEARLKALREEEEQKRKRILLKRKTLQEQIRSLSEGLSAVEADLQKDGLSFLSASTRSRTSARALLSGSDPQLLPGALLDEAKHLGNLAHRVWEKMGQRTTFSPVTLDPNTAHRWVSLSDDLTSVRQGDVTQKVPNNPERFSQYAEVLGSEGFSSGEHCWEVEVGDLPIWRIGVAKESVERKGERTLSPAKGIWCLSYTSGKYTQGTCQTLTLKRTPERIRVQLDYDGGKVSFYDPEDMTLIYTHQHTFTDNIFPYFSVGAAGKARTKAVRVCSDSPRTKPCK is encoded by the coding sequence ATGGCTGAAGaaaaccctcctcctctcacacaTTACCTGACTTGCAACGTGTGCACTGAGATCTTCACGGACCCGGTGTCTCTGGGCTGTCACCACAGCTTCTGTTCCAGCTGTCTCCAGGACTTCTGGGGCCAAGCGGAGAACAAGAACTGTCCCGTCTGTAAGAGGAAATCCTCAAAGGATATAGGCGTTAACTTTTCCATCAAGGAGCTCGCTGACTCCTACGCTGGAAGACAGAGGTCTGGCCCCTCTGATGAGGCCCAGGTGGTCTGCACTGAGCACTTAAAGGATATCAAGTGGTTCTGTAAGGACGAGCAGAgagctgtgtgtcatgtgtgtgagttCCCTCACCACCAGGGTCACACAGTGGTTCCTCTAGAAGAAAAGGTCCAGGAGCTGAAGCAGCAGCTGAGACCAGACCTCACGGCCCTacaggccaggaggaggagataccaggagctggaggagacgtaTGAGGCCATGGTTCCTCACCTCGAGGTACAGCGGGTGAAGACCGAGGGGCGGATAAGAGCAGAGTTTGAACAGCTTCACCGGTtcctgagagaggaagaggaggccagATTGAAGGccctgagagaggaagaggagcagaagaggaagaggatcctCCTGAAGAGGAAGACCCTTCAGGAGCAGATCCGGTCTCTCTCAGAGGGTCTCTCGGCTGTAGAAGCAGACCTGCAGAAGGACGGCCTGTCGTTCCTCAGCGCTTCCACTCGCTCCCGGACCAGCGCCAGAGCCCTGCTCTCCGGTTCTGATCCCCAGCTGCTTCCTGGAGCGCTGCTGGACGAGGCCAAACACCTGGGAAACCTGGCCCACAGAGTCTGGGAGAAGATGGGGCAGAGGACCACCTTCAGCCCCGTTACTCTGGACCCAAACACTGCACACCGctgggtctctctgtctgatgaTCTGACCAGCGTGAGACAGGGCGATGTAACCCAGAAGGTTCCTAACAACCCAGAGAGGTTCAGTCAGTACGCTGAGGTTCTGGGCTCTGAGGGCTTCAGCTCAGGGGAACActgctgggaggtggaggtgggagacCTTCCTATCTGGAGAATAGGTGTTGCGAAAGAGTCagtggagaggaaaggagagcgtACTCTTTCACCAGCTAAGGGAATCTGGTGTTTATCCTATACCAGTGGAAAGTACACTCAGGGTACTTGTCAAACCCTGACATTGAAGAGGACTCCAGAGAGGATCAGAGTCCAGCTGGACTATGATGGAGGGAAGGTGTCCTTCTACGACCCTGAAGACATGACTCTCATCTACACCCATCAACACACTTTCACTGACAACATCTTCCCTTATTTTAGTGTTGGAGCAGCAGGTAAAGCCCGGACCAAAGCTGTTAGAGTGTGTAGTGACTCCCCACGCACTAAACCATGTAAATGA